The proteins below come from a single Geobacillus thermoleovorans genomic window:
- a CDS encoding YhdB family protein, producing the protein MNTVDYDKALYYTHRSEWDNLLILMVRTPDDILSKKIEKFLHAYNFEHDYSVIQERLHALLRYIDHALEVSEQKMGVEQYAQFYS; encoded by the coding sequence TTGAACACCGTCGACTATGATAAGGCGCTCTATTACACGCATCGCTCCGAATGGGACAATTTGCTCATTTTAATGGTGCGTACGCCTGATGATATTCTGTCAAAAAAAATTGAAAAGTTTCTCCACGCTTATAATTTTGAACATGACTACTCCGTCATCCAGGAGCGGTTGCACGCCTTGCTTCGCTATATTGACCATGCGCTTGAAGTGAGCGAACAAAAAATGGGAGTCGAGCAGTACGCACAGTTTTACTCGTAA
- a CDS encoding response regulator transcription factor, whose product MQKHILIIEDEAQIAKVLKIELEYEGYTATIRHDGKSGLKTALTEKFDLILLDIMLPELSGIEVLRRLRKAGNYTPVILLTARNTTLDKVMGLDQGANDYVTKPFEMEELLARVRSCIRYKSLIEESNEEKSLLIVKDLVVNTDTREVTRNGKSIALTPKEYDLLLYLLINKNKVMTRENILTNVWGYEYEGETNMIDVHIAHLRKKLDEGFGSPLIHTVWGVGYVIREK is encoded by the coding sequence ATGCAAAAACATATTTTAATTATTGAAGATGAAGCACAAATAGCCAAAGTATTAAAAATTGAACTTGAATACGAAGGATATACAGCAACGATTAGGCATGACGGGAAATCAGGGTTGAAAACAGCTTTAACAGAAAAATTCGATTTAATCTTGTTGGATATCATGCTGCCTGAACTAAGTGGGATAGAAGTATTGAGAAGATTGCGCAAAGCAGGAAATTATACTCCCGTCATCCTTTTAACCGCCCGGAATACCACATTGGATAAAGTAATGGGATTAGACCAGGGGGCCAATGATTATGTGACGAAGCCTTTTGAAATGGAAGAATTATTAGCGCGAGTTCGGTCTTGTATACGTTATAAATCCTTAATCGAAGAATCAAACGAAGAAAAATCGCTCTTAATCGTGAAAGATTTGGTTGTTAATACTGATACAAGGGAAGTTACAAGGAATGGAAAATCTATAGCCTTAACCCCAAAAGAGTATGATTTGTTGCTGTATTTACTGATCAATAAAAATAAAGTGATGACACGCGAAAATATTCTGACCAATGTATGGGGCTACGAATATGAAGGAGAAACAAACATGATTGATGTGCACATTGCCCACCTTAGAAAAAAGCTTGACGAAGGTTTTGGCTCTCCCCTAATCCATACGGTTTGGGGGGTCGGATACGTTATAAGGGAGAAATAG
- a CDS encoding sensor histidine kinase yields the protein MKTTTKINLLTTAWLICILFVTNVFVFFSFMKITVDMEKEAAFRKAHEIIEANRAPNSISLPRDLLESYLTDHSFIRVVNPHAKVIIEVTNDRYLSKIKAKFVTKNESQLRKMREEQVLLVRIPISSPRHVIGTLEIGERLMGLEMRKDILLSILTVCSVIAVFLSLLGGKWLSNVIMHPISSMITSMKEIEQSGVLKPILIQNNMPDELQKMAMTFNRMIERLQENLEKQKRFVSDASHELKTPLTVIKSYADLLKRRGVQNEAMVQEAIETIYLEATRMQKMAEALLDLAASEKESILEVEPVNLISALSHILRQLQTVYARPIRLHYSQNPIMAEVDELKMKQVMIILLDNAIKYSQDPIDVFLEQREKYVIIRIKDYGIGIPKEDIKHVFERFYRVDKSRSRETGGTGLGLSIAQNIVRQHRGEIHIDSELGKGTEVKLLIPISPRCSENNRV from the coding sequence ATGAAGACTACCACGAAAATCAATTTATTGACGACCGCTTGGCTGATTTGTATTTTGTTCGTTACCAACGTGTTCGTCTTTTTTTCTTTTATGAAAATAACCGTTGATATGGAAAAGGAGGCAGCCTTTCGAAAAGCGCACGAGATCATCGAGGCAAACCGAGCCCCTAATTCTATATCGTTGCCTCGTGATCTTTTAGAGTCTTACCTAACGGACCATTCTTTTATCAGGGTTGTCAACCCTCACGCTAAGGTTATCATAGAGGTAACAAATGACCGTTATTTATCCAAGATAAAAGCAAAATTTGTAACAAAGAACGAGTCGCAACTCCGTAAAATGAGGGAGGAGCAAGTTCTGCTTGTCCGTATCCCCATTTCGTCGCCTCGCCATGTCATAGGCACCCTTGAAATTGGAGAGCGACTCATGGGACTTGAAATGCGAAAAGATATTCTACTGTCCATTTTAACGGTTTGTTCGGTGATCGCTGTCTTCTTATCGTTGCTCGGGGGAAAATGGTTATCAAACGTAATTATGCACCCCATTTCCAGCATGATCACCTCAATGAAAGAAATCGAACAGAGTGGTGTTCTCAAACCTATACTCATTCAAAACAACATGCCTGATGAACTCCAAAAAATGGCCATGACATTTAACCGTATGATCGAACGGCTGCAAGAAAATCTTGAAAAGCAAAAACGGTTCGTTTCGGATGCCTCACATGAATTAAAAACGCCTCTTACGGTCATCAAAAGTTACGCTGATTTATTAAAGCGGCGAGGGGTCCAAAATGAAGCAATGGTCCAAGAAGCTATTGAAACCATTTATTTGGAGGCAACAAGGATGCAAAAGATGGCCGAAGCTTTGCTTGACCTAGCGGCGTCGGAAAAGGAATCTATACTGGAAGTGGAACCGGTCAATCTTATTTCGGCTCTCAGCCATATTTTGCGCCAACTCCAAACTGTATATGCCAGACCTATACGACTTCATTACTCCCAAAATCCGATCATGGCTGAAGTGGATGAATTAAAAATGAAGCAGGTAATGATTATACTGCTTGATAACGCGATCAAGTACAGCCAAGATCCGATCGATGTATTTCTAGAACAGAGGGAAAAATACGTTATAATACGAATAAAAGATTACGGCATCGGGATCCCAAAGGAAGACATCAAACATGTTTTTGAGCGTTTTTATCGGGTAGACAAGTCGAGAAGCAGGGAAACAGGCGGAACAGGGCTTGGGTTATCCATCGCTCAAAATATCGTCCGGCAACACCGGGGGGAAATTCACATCGACAGCGAGTTAGGAAAAGGGACGGAGGTAAAACTTCTCATCCCTATTTCTCCTCGCTGCAGCGAAAACAACCGAGTGTAA
- a CDS encoding DUF6431 domain-containing protein gives MIRFHDFQVDVQTYAQRGKQNDFPLLKRCPHCQAKRPLYRHGYYERNAVTSHQSYRIWIARYRCPECRRTVAVLPSFLLPYFQYTLPTIWRVVKERLGLTPKRGMEEAPLLPTDEGVLFYVRRLFRNLNHLHWFFAERWRKIGPAIAQARERALWWIQTMEEIGLFFVIQEIWEHRSTHLFARTFSS, from the coding sequence GTGATTCGGTTTCATGACTTTCAGGTCGATGTCCAGACATATGCCCAGCGGGGAAAACAAAACGACTTTCCCCTTCTTAAGCGGTGCCCTCATTGCCAGGCAAAACGCCCTCTTTATCGCCATGGGTACTACGAACGAAATGCCGTGACGTCGCATCAGTCTTATCGCATTTGGATCGCTCGGTATCGCTGCCCGGAGTGCAGGAGGACGGTGGCCGTGTTGCCTTCATTTCTTCTCCCTTATTTTCAGTATACGTTGCCCACCATATGGAGAGTGGTGAAAGAACGGTTGGGCCTGACTCCGAAACGGGGGATGGAGGAGGCTCCACTCCTTCCTACGGATGAAGGGGTTTTATTTTATGTCCGACGTTTATTCCGAAATTTGAACCACCTTCATTGGTTTTTTGCGGAGCGCTGGAGAAAAATTGGTCCTGCCATCGCCCAAGCGAGAGAACGAGCCCTATGGTGGATCCAGACGATGGAGGAGATCGGCCTCTTTTTCGTCATCCAAGAGATATGGGAGCACCGATCGACGCATCTTTTTGCACGTACATTCAGTTCCTGA
- a CDS encoding thioredoxin family protein gives MKKLLAFGGIIVVLFAAIAFITMYEQKEAASNNPYHKSELNPATIAQLDDPNYRNIILPAELKQQLADGKTLTVYFYSPTCPHCQRTTPIVVPLAKELGIDLKLFNLLEFEDGWDAYHIEATPTIVHYENGKEIKRIEGYHDEQTFRNWFSSLHSDK, from the coding sequence TTGAAAAAACTGCTCGCATTTGGCGGCATCATTGTCGTCCTGTTCGCTGCGATCGCGTTTATTACGATGTACGAACAAAAAGAAGCCGCAAGCAACAATCCTTACCATAAAAGTGAGCTCAACCCAGCCACCATCGCCCAACTTGACGACCCGAACTACCGCAACATTATTTTGCCCGCGGAGTTGAAACAGCAGCTGGCTGACGGCAAGACGCTCACCGTTTACTTTTACAGCCCGACATGCCCTCACTGCCAGCGGACAACGCCGATCGTCGTGCCGCTCGCAAAGGAGCTTGGCATCGATTTAAAGCTGTTCAACTTGCTTGAATTCGAAGACGGGTGGGATGCGTACCATATTGAAGCCACCCCGACGATCGTCCATTACGAAAACGGCAAAGAAATCAAACGCATCGAAGGGTATCATGACGAACAAACGTTCCGAAACTGGTTTTCCTCATTGCACAGTGACAAGTGA
- a CDS encoding VTT domain-containing protein, whose amino-acid sequence MAYWISLFEQHSYLILFLVIVSELLALPISGEFFMGYAGYLVFQGKMNYFLSILTIITAGGVGATATYWIGRSGGYKLIEKYGRYIHLSHKTYAKVSSWIERSGSQLLVFAYFIPGIRHFTGYVSGISNMPYRTFIIPACTGISLWGICFVTLGKSLGTRWDEFHKVAGKYLIMAVLVLISFLGTLLIYRMYKTQMKNGLLKLIQYLITRFRTVKAVQVFLISLAIALLSLVVWMMGLAQDYLYNEFTQFNQIISYIIHTNFQGQSKEILRRILVLQSIAMYSILIMAVAVIVWRKNQNRWLELLLLTVVLSGTHLYHRLIAYVFSYIHSVWNPKLHISPNFPDEKAMVTIAVYGVSIFLLLRHTTSVYMHIACPFFIVAVMLFLSIADVALTTSLPSDIVGGYVYGAVWIFSNFFLFEMIRILVNKLGEKRIYRHWVK is encoded by the coding sequence ATGGCCTACTGGATTTCACTATTTGAACAGCATAGTTACCTTATTTTGTTTCTCGTCATTGTTTCTGAGCTTCTCGCTCTGCCTATTTCCGGAGAATTTTTCATGGGATACGCCGGATACTTAGTATTCCAGGGGAAAATGAACTATTTCCTGTCGATTTTAACCATTATCACTGCAGGAGGAGTCGGTGCTACCGCAACGTACTGGATTGGAAGATCAGGTGGCTATAAACTGATTGAAAAATACGGACGGTATATCCATTTAAGCCATAAGACATACGCAAAAGTATCCTCTTGGATAGAGCGATCGGGAAGCCAGTTATTGGTGTTTGCCTATTTTATTCCGGGCATTCGTCATTTCACAGGATACGTATCTGGGATTTCCAACATGCCATATAGAACATTTATCATCCCAGCCTGTACTGGAATCAGCCTATGGGGAATTTGTTTTGTGACACTCGGAAAGTCGTTGGGGACACGATGGGACGAATTCCACAAGGTAGCAGGCAAGTATTTAATTATGGCTGTTCTAGTGCTTATCTCATTTTTAGGCACACTGCTAATTTACAGAATGTATAAAACTCAGATGAAAAACGGTTTATTAAAACTGATCCAATATCTTATCACCCGTTTCCGGACAGTCAAGGCAGTTCAGGTGTTTCTCATCAGCCTCGCTATTGCATTGCTAAGCCTAGTGGTGTGGATGATGGGGTTGGCGCAAGATTATTTGTATAACGAATTCACCCAATTTAACCAAATCATTTCCTATATTATCCATACCAACTTTCAAGGACAATCGAAAGAAATCCTAAGACGAATACTCGTTTTACAATCCATCGCTATGTATTCCATTCTTATCATGGCAGTTGCTGTAATCGTATGGCGAAAAAACCAAAATAGGTGGCTCGAGCTTCTGTTATTAACTGTCGTTTTGTCAGGAACACACTTGTATCACCGGTTGATTGCATATGTGTTCTCATATATCCATTCAGTCTGGAATCCAAAATTGCATATCTCCCCTAATTTTCCTGATGAGAAAGCAATGGTTACCATAGCCGTCTACGGTGTATCTATATTTTTGCTATTGCGTCATACAACAAGCGTATACATGCACATTGCTTGTCCCTTTTTCATCGTAGCAGTTATGTTGTTCCTTTCTATTGCCGATGTTGCGCTTACAACCTCTCTGCCAAGCGATATTGTGGGTGGTTATGTTTACGGGGCAGTTTGGATTTTTTCGAACTTCTTTTTGTTTGAGATGATTCGGATCCTCGTAAATAAACTAGGAGAAAAACGAATTTACAGACACTGGGTAAAGTAG
- a CDS encoding phospho-sugar mutase translates to MEWRQKYEQWLREPQLDPELKRLLEQRRNDERWLEDCFYKNLEFGTGGMRGEIGPGTNRMNMYTVRKASEGLARYIQSFGDEAKQRGVVIAYDSRHKSPEFAMEAAKTLATNGIQTYVFDELRPTPELSFAVRYLRAFAGIVITASHNPPEYNGYKVYGEDGGQLPPAVADQVIRYVNEVENELAIHVEDEETLREKGLIRIIGSEVDDAYIHAVKTISIHPELAREAAINIVFTPLHGTSNKPVRRALAELGYQNVFVVKEQELPDPNFSTVASPNPEEHAAFAMAMELGKQVNADLLIATDPDADRMGVAVTNDKGNYVVLTGNQTGGLLLHYLLSQRKAQGTLPENGVVLKTIVTSEFGRAIAQSFGLETVDTLTGFKFIGEKMKEYEQTGQYAFQFGYEESYGYLIGDFVRDKDAVQAAVLAAEVCAFYKKQGLSLYEALLQLFDQYGYYREGQRSLTLKGKEGAEAIAAILASFRQQPPVEAAGKKVTVIEDYKTKERTNTLTGEKTAIDLPTSNVLKYILEDGSWFCLRPSGTEPKMKAYFGVKGTSLEDSEERLARLTEAVMQRVKDVLSTVSPSYAQ, encoded by the coding sequence ATGGAGTGGAGACAAAAATACGAACAATGGCTGCGTGAGCCGCAGCTCGATCCGGAATTGAAGCGGTTGTTGGAACAACGCCGCAATGATGAACGATGGCTGGAGGATTGCTTTTACAAAAATCTCGAATTCGGCACCGGCGGCATGCGCGGCGAGATTGGCCCGGGGACGAACCGAATGAACATGTATACGGTGCGAAAAGCGTCGGAAGGATTGGCGCGATACATACAATCGTTTGGGGATGAGGCGAAGCAACGCGGGGTCGTCATTGCCTATGACTCCCGGCATAAGTCGCCGGAATTTGCGATGGAGGCGGCGAAAACGTTGGCTACGAACGGCATTCAAACATACGTGTTTGATGAATTGCGTCCAACGCCGGAACTGTCGTTTGCTGTTCGCTATTTGCGGGCGTTTGCCGGCATTGTCATCACCGCTAGCCATAATCCGCCCGAATATAACGGCTATAAAGTGTATGGAGAGGACGGGGGACAGCTGCCGCCTGCTGTCGCCGACCAAGTGATCCGCTATGTCAATGAAGTCGAAAATGAGCTCGCCATTCATGTGGAAGATGAGGAAACGTTAAGAGAAAAAGGCCTTATTCGCATCATCGGAAGCGAAGTCGATGATGCTTATATCCATGCGGTCAAAACGATTTCCATCCATCCGGAGCTCGCTCGGGAAGCGGCGATCAATATCGTGTTTACGCCGCTTCACGGCACGTCAAACAAACCGGTGCGCCGCGCGCTCGCTGAGCTCGGCTACCAAAACGTCTTTGTCGTCAAAGAGCAGGAGCTGCCGGATCCGAATTTCTCGACGGTCGCCTCGCCCAATCCGGAAGAACACGCGGCTTTCGCTATGGCGATGGAGTTGGGCAAGCAAGTGAACGCCGATCTGTTGATCGCCACCGACCCGGATGCCGACCGGATGGGCGTGGCGGTTACAAATGACAAGGGAAACTATGTCGTGCTGACCGGCAATCAAACCGGCGGCTTGTTGCTCCACTATTTGCTGTCGCAACGAAAAGCTCAAGGCACTCTGCCGGAAAATGGTGTTGTCTTAAAAACGATCGTGACGTCTGAATTTGGTCGGGCGATCGCCCAATCGTTTGGTCTTGAGACGGTCGATACGTTGACCGGTTTCAAATTCATCGGCGAAAAAATGAAGGAATACGAACAAACAGGGCAATATGCGTTCCAGTTCGGATATGAGGAAAGCTATGGGTATCTGATCGGCGATTTTGTCCGCGACAAAGATGCCGTGCAGGCGGCTGTCCTCGCGGCGGAAGTGTGCGCGTTTTATAAAAAGCAAGGGCTATCGTTGTATGAGGCGCTCTTGCAATTGTTTGACCAGTACGGCTATTATCGCGAGGGGCAACGATCGCTCACGCTGAAAGGCAAAGAAGGAGCAGAGGCGATTGCCGCGATTTTAGCGTCGTTCCGCCAACAGCCGCCGGTGGAGGCCGCGGGGAAAAAGGTGACGGTGATTGAGGATTACAAAACGAAAGAGCGGACGAACACGTTGACCGGCGAAAAAACGGCCATTGATTTGCCGACATCCAATGTGCTCAAGTATATCTTGGAGGATGGCTCGTGGTTTTGTCTGCGTCCATCAGGGACGGAGCCGAAAATGAAGGCGTACTTCGGCGTCAAAGGGACGTCGCTGGAGGACAGCGAAGAAAGACTAGCCCGCTTAACAGAAGCCGTCATGCAGCGCGTAAAGGATGTGCTCAGCACCGTTTCTCCTTCTTATGCGCAATGA
- a CDS encoding RNA-binding domain-containing protein produces the protein MDAKDLLRIIDDGENAELECKAAKGGLPKDVWETYSAFANTNGGIILLGVEQKGQEFFPVDVDAKKLVKDFWDGINNPQRISKNILVDRNVEIVEVDGKEIVKIYVPRASREDKPIYIGHNPFTGTYRRNYEGDYKCTKEEVQRMIADQSPIPQDSKVLPNYGLNDLNMESVRSYRNRFSSLKPDHPWNGLELKEFLYKIGALGRLRETNEEGLTLAGLLMFGEERSITEYLPQYFLEYREKSSDVPGERWTDRIISSDGTWSGNLYDFYFKVIRRLTDDLNIPFQMEGLFRKDDTRVHAALREALVNTLAHADYYGQRGIVIEKEKMLFRFSNPGVLRIPLQQALKGGISDPRNPTIFKMFMLIGLGERAGSGIENIHLAWKEQHWTAPELIEEFQPDRTILTLRTTSLLPQESVDFLKAVLGKHYKFLTNDEVLILVTAHQENYVTNTRLQSLTDKKSDEISKLLSGLVEKGYLEPNGQGRGTKYTLTEMFHQKSIGNSRYNRISSGPNVNNSGPNAANSGPNENEQTKDHEKVLLDISELARKKKRLNPSEMDEIILNLCAIKPLTLKELSQLLNRQMDPLRKKYISRLLKEGKLEPLYPEQINHPKQAYMTRSLFINQH, from the coding sequence ATGGACGCGAAGGATTTGTTGCGTATTATAGACGATGGAGAAAATGCTGAATTGGAATGTAAAGCAGCCAAAGGCGGGTTACCGAAAGATGTTTGGGAAACGTATTCTGCTTTTGCGAATACAAATGGCGGTATTATTTTGCTTGGGGTCGAGCAAAAAGGACAAGAGTTTTTCCCAGTCGATGTTGATGCAAAAAAGTTAGTCAAAGACTTTTGGGATGGAATTAATAATCCACAAAGGATTAGTAAAAATATCTTAGTGGATCGAAATGTAGAAATTGTTGAAGTTGACGGAAAAGAAATCGTGAAAATTTATGTTCCAAGAGCTTCACGTGAGGACAAGCCAATTTATATTGGTCATAATCCTTTTACAGGTACATATCGCCGCAATTATGAAGGAGACTATAAATGTACAAAAGAAGAAGTACAGCGAATGATAGCGGACCAATCTCCAATTCCTCAAGACAGCAAAGTTCTTCCCAATTACGGTTTAAATGATTTGAATATGGAATCGGTGAGAAGTTATCGAAATCGCTTTTCTTCTTTGAAACCAGATCATCCTTGGAATGGTTTAGAACTGAAGGAATTTTTATATAAAATTGGAGCTTTGGGAAGGCTACGCGAAACCAACGAGGAAGGGCTAACATTAGCCGGGTTGCTCATGTTTGGGGAAGAGCGCAGCATTACAGAGTATTTACCGCAGTATTTCTTAGAATATCGGGAAAAGAGTTCGGATGTGCCGGGGGAGAGATGGACAGATCGGATTATTTCTTCCGACGGCACTTGGTCGGGGAATTTGTATGATTTTTATTTTAAAGTGATCCGCAGACTAACGGATGATTTAAACATTCCATTTCAAATGGAGGGGCTTTTTCGCAAGGATGATACAAGGGTGCACGCTGCTCTTCGTGAGGCTTTAGTCAATACGTTGGCTCATGCCGATTACTACGGGCAACGCGGAATTGTTATCGAAAAGGAAAAGATGTTATTTCGATTTTCCAATCCGGGTGTTCTTCGGATTCCTTTGCAACAAGCACTGAAAGGTGGAATAAGTGATCCGAGAAATCCCACGATTTTTAAAATGTTTATGTTAATCGGACTTGGTGAACGGGCAGGGTCGGGGATTGAGAATATTCATTTGGCGTGGAAAGAACAACATTGGACTGCCCCAGAATTAATTGAAGAATTTCAGCCGGATCGCACGATTCTTACGTTGCGAACAACTTCATTATTACCGCAGGAAAGCGTCGATTTTCTAAAAGCAGTTCTTGGGAAACATTATAAGTTTTTAACCAATGATGAAGTATTAATTTTAGTGACGGCACATCAAGAAAATTATGTGACTAATACGAGATTGCAAAGCCTGACAGATAAAAAGAGTGATGAAATAAGCAAATTATTATCCGGACTTGTGGAAAAAGGATATTTAGAACCAAATGGACAAGGAAGAGGTACAAAATATACGCTAACGGAAATGTTTCATCAAAAGTCTATAGGGAACTCCAGATATAATCGGATAAGCTCCGGACCTAATGTTAATAACTCCGGACCTAACGCTGCTAACTCCGGACCTAACGAAAACGAACAAACAAAAGATCATGAAAAAGTGCTATTGGATATTTCTGAATTAGCAAGGAAGAAAAAGAGATTAAATCCTTCCGAAATGGATGAGATCATTTTAAATCTTTGTGCAATTAAGCCGTTAACGCTCAAAGAATTAAGTCAATTACTGAATAGGCAGATGGATCCTCTTCGCAAAAAGTACATTTCACGATTGCTTAAGGAAGGGAAATTAGAACCGCTATATCCAGAGCAAATAAACCATCCGAAACAAGCATATATGACACGATCTCTTTTTATAAACCAGCATTAG
- a CDS encoding disulfide formation protein C yields the protein MEREKRAENLLLAAWATALIATLGSLYFSEVLGFIPCDLCWFQRIFMYPQVVILGIAIVRKDAAAARYSFTLSLIGGGISLYHYGLQKIPLLQEYAISCGRIPCTGQYINWLGFITIPFLAFTAFMIIMLLSWTVMRQQRKESER from the coding sequence ATGGAACGAGAAAAACGTGCGGAGAACTTGCTTTTGGCCGCATGGGCGACCGCGCTCATCGCCACGCTCGGAAGCCTTTATTTTTCTGAAGTGCTCGGCTTTATTCCTTGTGATCTTTGCTGGTTTCAACGCATTTTTATGTACCCGCAAGTCGTGATTTTAGGAATCGCCATTGTGCGCAAAGACGCTGCGGCAGCTCGCTATAGCTTCACACTGTCATTGATTGGCGGGGGTATTTCTCTGTATCATTATGGATTGCAAAAAATTCCGCTGCTTCAAGAATACGCCATCAGCTGCGGCCGCATTCCGTGCACAGGGCAATATATAAACTGGCTTGGATTTATCACCATTCCATTTTTGGCGTTCACTGCCTTTATGATCATTATGTTGTTAAGTTGGACCGTCATGCGCCAGCAAAGAAAGGAGAGCGAACGTTGA
- a CDS encoding DedA family protein — translation MVQNITAKRGGHLQHYLHYLIEHFGYIGIMVALMLGIVGLPIPDELLLTYAGYRVSTGAFSYPLAFLSCWLGAIIGISLSYMLGITLGLPFLHKFGPKLHLTEKRLEQTKALFSKLGPAVLFICYFIPGVRHLAAFWAGMNAYRWRKFALFAYSGAMVWVAVFLTIGAYFESRWMAVKQYIHAYRPFLFPVFLVALGFAIFYWYIQQKRKTPG, via the coding sequence ATGGTACAAAACATCACGGCAAAGCGTGGTGGTCATTTGCAGCACTATTTGCATTATCTTATCGAACACTTCGGCTACATCGGCATTATGGTTGCGCTGATGCTCGGCATTGTTGGGCTGCCGATCCCCGACGAGCTGCTGTTGACATATGCCGGTTACCGCGTTTCAACGGGGGCGTTTTCGTATCCGCTCGCTTTTCTTTCCTGCTGGCTTGGAGCCATCATTGGCATCTCGCTCAGCTATATGCTCGGGATTACGCTCGGGCTGCCGTTTTTGCATAAATTCGGTCCCAAGCTCCATCTTACAGAAAAACGGCTCGAGCAAACGAAAGCGCTTTTTTCGAAGCTCGGCCCAGCGGTATTGTTCATTTGCTATTTCATCCCCGGCGTTCGGCATCTCGCCGCCTTTTGGGCCGGCATGAACGCCTACCGTTGGAGAAAGTTTGCCTTGTTCGCCTACAGCGGGGCGATGGTGTGGGTCGCTGTCTTTTTGACGATCGGCGCCTATTTTGAAAGCCGCTGGATGGCCGTCAAGCAGTACATCCATGCCTACCGTCCATTCTTATTTCCAGTCTTTTTGGTCGCTCTTGGTTTCGCCATCTTCTATTGGTACATCCAGCAAAAGCGAAAAACACCGGGGTAA
- a CDS encoding undecaprenyl-diphosphatase, giving the protein MNDEIFQLINRWAGHFSFLDTIMVVASNSVPYISVSVVLFLWFYRKGEKGVERPYTALYTALTALLALSVNVVIHLVYYHPRPFVVHHVHQLLPHSSDSSFVSDHAVLAFSIAWMLLFRRDRWGYPAFVWAIVVGISRVFVGVHYPADVAGSMVLSGVMGIFVILLSKSKRFELFAQFLFRLDHTVIKYVPFLQAYCHKELDKKG; this is encoded by the coding sequence ATGAATGATGAAATATTTCAATTGATCAACAGATGGGCAGGACATTTTTCTTTCCTTGATACTATCATGGTAGTTGCTAGTAACAGTGTGCCATATATTTCTGTTTCCGTCGTCCTGTTCCTTTGGTTCTACCGAAAAGGGGAGAAAGGGGTGGAAAGACCATATACGGCTTTATATACTGCTCTGACAGCTTTGCTTGCATTGTCTGTGAATGTCGTCATTCACCTTGTGTATTATCATCCACGCCCGTTTGTTGTTCATCACGTTCATCAGTTACTACCTCATTCTTCTGATTCTTCTTTCGTTAGTGATCATGCCGTTTTAGCATTTTCCATCGCATGGATGTTGTTGTTTAGAAGGGATCGGTGGGGGTATCCGGCATTCGTTTGGGCTATAGTGGTGGGGATTTCTAGAGTTTTTGTCGGTGTTCATTATCCGGCTGATGTGGCAGGAAGTATGGTTCTTTCTGGTGTGATGGGGATATTTGTAATTTTATTATCCAAATCGAAAAGATTTGAACTTTTTGCTCAGTTTCTGTTTCGCTTAGATCACACTGTCATAAAGTATGTCCCTTTCTTGCAGGCATATTGCCATAAAGAGTTAGATAAAAAAGGGTGA
- a CDS encoding CBS domain-containing protein: MTNNSGNKVQDIMTKNVATISPNQTVQEAAQIMSQKNIGALPVVENGQVKGMITDRDITLRVSSQGKDPSTVKVAEVMTNQVVTGTPNMSVQEAANVMAQHQVRRLPIVENNQLQGIVALGDIATNSASNEAAEQALTNISEPSQPQG, translated from the coding sequence TTGACGAACAACAGCGGAAACAAAGTGCAGGACATTATGACGAAAAACGTCGCAACGATTTCGCCGAACCAAACGGTGCAAGAAGCAGCGCAAATCATGAGCCAAAAAAATATTGGGGCGCTTCCGGTTGTGGAAAACGGGCAAGTCAAAGGGATGATTACGGACCGCGATATTACGTTGCGTGTTTCGTCCCAAGGAAAAGACCCGTCGACCGTCAAAGTAGCGGAGGTCATGACGAACCAAGTCGTCACCGGTACGCCGAATATGAGCGTACAGGAAGCCGCGAATGTCATGGCCCAACATCAAGTTCGCCGTTTGCCGATCGTGGAAAACAACCAGCTTCAAGGCATTGTTGCGCTAGGCGATATTGCGACGAACAGCGCATCAAACGAAGCGGCTGAACAGGCGTTGACGAACATTTCGGAGCCGTCGCAGCCGCAAGGGTAA